The Ananas comosus cultivar F153 linkage group 7, ASM154086v1, whole genome shotgun sequence genome has a window encoding:
- the LOC109712998 gene encoding uncharacterized protein LOC109712998 has translation MDGATGPVHLPTVLITNDDGIDAPGLRFLADLLVAAGRYRVLVCAPDSDKSGVGHGVTWRYALSAKRVEIEGATAFAVSGTPADCASLGISGKLFQGVIPDLVISGINVGNNCGYHIVYSGTVAGAREAFLYGIPSLAISYNWSRGESTVQDLKLAAEVCLPLINAVLIELKNKTYPEGSFLNIDIPTDVAHHKGYKVTKQGKFMIRIGWEQTNLSMPAVESYQTANMDIDNVTDSEKSASSSALDDQLLFKKVVVKPSSEVEEEDDTDHKALMEGYITITPLGALSRTEVDAVPYFEGWLHRLADYASSSSL, from the exons ATGGACGGCGCGACGGGCCCGGTCCACCTGCCGACGGTGCTGATCACGAACGACGACGGGATCGACGCCCCCGGCCTCCGCTTCCTCGCCGACCTCCTCGTCGCCGCCGGCCGCTACCGCGTCCTCGTCTGCGCCCCCGATTC ggACAAGTCGGGTGTCGGTCATGGTGTTACATGGCGTTATGCGCTTAGTGCCAAGCGCGTTGAAATTGAAGGGGCTACAGCTTTTGCAGTTTCAG GAACTCCTGCCGACTGCGCTTCTCTGGGAATCTCTGGGAAACTCTTTCAGGGTGTGATTCCTGACCTG GTAATCAGTGGCATTAATGTTGGCAACAATTGTGGATATCACAT TGTTTACTCGGGGACTGTTGCCGGTGCTAGGGAGGCCTTCTTGTATGGCATACCTTCTTTAGCTATATCATACAACTG GTCAAGAGGTGAGAGCACTGTTCAGGACCTAAAACTAGCCGCAGAGGTTTGCTTGCCTCTAATAAATGCTGTACTAATTGAGCTGAAAAACAAGACTTATCCTGAAGGATCATTCTTGAACATAGATATACCGACAGATGTTGCGCATCACAAG GGATATAAGGTTACAAAACAAGGAAAATTTATGATCAGAATTGGATGGGAGCAAACAAATTTGAGCATGCCTGCAGTAGAAAGCTATCAGACGGCAAATATGGATATTGACAATGTCACGGACTCTGAAAAGAGTGCCTCTTCGTCTGCATTGGATGATCAACTACTGTTTAAAAAAGTG GTCGTAAAGCCAAGTAGTGAAGTGGAGGAGGAAGATGATACAGACCATAAAGCCCTCATGGAAGGATAT ATCACAATCACTCCACTCGGCGCGCTATCCCGTACAGAGGTAGATGCTGTGCCTTATTTCGAAGGGTGGTTACACCGTCTAGCTGATTATGCGTCATCATCTTCTTTATAA